A genomic segment from Clostridiisalibacter paucivorans DSM 22131 encodes:
- the thrS gene encoding threonine--tRNA ligase: MADIIITLPDGSEKKYNDSVKVLDVAKDISQGLARAVVGAEVNGQLVGLDYEIKENSNLKLLKFENEGGQEVFRHTSSHILAQAVKRLFPDTKLAIGPAIDNGFYYDFDTEHRFTPEDLEKIEKEMKKIVKEGYDLERFELPRDEAINFLKEKEEDYKVELVRDLPEDAIISFYKQGDFVDLCAGPHLLNTKKVKAFKLTSIAGAYWRGNENNKMLQRIYGTSFEKKKDLDAYLDRLEEAKKRDHRKLGKELDLFTMHEEGPGFPFFHAKGMVIRNLLEDLWRKEHIRRGYGEIKTPIILNEALWHRSGHWDHYKENMYFTKIDEEDYAIKPMNCPGSILIYKSNMYSYRDFPMRWGELGLVHRHELSGALHGLMRVRSFTQDDAHLYMLPSQVKDEIKGIIEFADYLYSIFGFKYNIELSTRPEDSMGSDEDWESATNALRDALTEMELDYKLNEGDGAFYGPKIDFHLEDAIGRTWQCGTIQLDFQMPQRFDLTYVANDGEKHRPVMVHRTIFGSLERFMGILIEHYAGKFPTWLAPVQAIILPISDKFNDYAVEIRDALKAKDIRVELDDRSEKVGYKIREAQLQKIPYMLVVGEKEAESKTVSIRHRDSGDKGTIDINKFIEDILVEIKNKK; the protein is encoded by the coding sequence ATGGCAGATATAATAATTACATTACCTGATGGATCAGAGAAAAAATATAATGATAGTGTTAAGGTATTAGATGTTGCTAAGGATATTAGTCAGGGTTTGGCTAGAGCAGTAGTAGGTGCAGAGGTAAATGGACAATTAGTAGGATTAGATTATGAAATTAAAGAAAATAGTAATTTAAAGTTGCTTAAGTTTGAAAATGAAGGGGGACAAGAGGTATTTAGACACACTAGTTCTCATATATTGGCACAAGCAGTGAAGAGGCTATTTCCAGATACAAAACTAGCCATAGGGCCTGCTATAGATAATGGATTTTACTATGACTTTGATACTGAACATAGATTTACGCCTGAGGACCTTGAAAAGATTGAAAAGGAAATGAAAAAGATAGTTAAAGAGGGTTACGATTTAGAAAGATTTGAATTGCCAAGAGATGAGGCTATAAACTTTTTGAAGGAAAAAGAAGAAGATTATAAAGTAGAATTGGTAAGGGATTTACCAGAAGATGCAATTATTTCTTTCTATAAGCAGGGAGATTTTGTGGATCTTTGTGCAGGGCCTCACCTGTTAAATACAAAGAAGGTTAAGGCTTTTAAATTAACAAGTATTGCAGGTGCGTACTGGAGAGGAAATGAAAATAATAAAATGCTTCAAAGGATATACGGTACATCCTTTGAGAAGAAAAAAGATTTGGATGCCTATCTAGATAGGCTAGAGGAAGCTAAAAAGAGAGACCATAGAAAATTAGGAAAAGAGTTAGATTTATTTACAATGCATGAAGAGGGACCAGGCTTTCCATTTTTCCATGCAAAGGGTATGGTTATAAGGAATTTATTAGAAGATCTATGGAGGAAGGAACATATTAGAAGGGGATATGGAGAGATAAAGACTCCTATAATATTGAATGAAGCATTATGGCATAGATCGGGACATTGGGACCATTATAAAGAAAATATGTATTTTACAAAAATAGATGAAGAGGACTATGCAATAAAGCCTATGAACTGTCCAGGATCTATACTTATATATAAGAGCAATATGTATAGCTATAGAGATTTCCCAATGAGATGGGGAGAATTGGGATTGGTGCATAGACATGAACTTTCAGGGGCCCTTCATGGACTAATGAGAGTTAGATCATTTACTCAAGATGATGCCCATCTTTATATGCTGCCTTCTCAAGTAAAGGATGAAATAAAGGGTATAATAGAATTTGCCGATTATCTATACAGTATATTTGGATTTAAATATAATATAGAATTGTCAACTAGACCTGAAGATTCTATGGGCAGTGATGAAGATTGGGAATCAGCAACAAATGCCCTTAGAGATGCATTGACAGAGATGGAATTGGATTATAAATTAAATGAGGGAGATGGAGCATTTTATGGTCCTAAAATAGATTTTCACTTAGAAGATGCCATAGGAAGGACCTGGCAATGTGGTACTATACAATTAGACTTTCAAATGCCACAAAGATTTGATTTAACATATGTTGCCAATGATGGAGAAAAGCATAGACCAGTAATGGTCCACAGAACTATATTTGGTAGTTTAGAGAGATTTATGGGGATATTAATTGAGCATTATGCAGGTAAATTTCCAACATGGTTAGCTCCAGTTCAAGCAATAATTCTACCTATATCGGATAAGTTTAATGATTATGCAGTTGAAATAAGGGATGCTCTAAAGGCCAAGGATATAAGGGTAGAGTTAGATGATAGATCTGAAAAGGTAGGATATAAAATAAGAGAAGCACAACTTCAAAAGATACCTTATATGCTTGTGGTTGGAGAAAAGGAAGCTGAATCTAAGACTGTATCTATTAGACATAGAGATAGTGGCGATAAGGGAACAATTGATATAAATAAATTTATAGAAGATATATTGGTTGAAATAAAGAATAAGAAATAG
- a CDS encoding four-helix bundle copper-binding protein, with protein MGMVSNITDKNQSCIDACTKCVQACFECFKMCLNEPDIQARKNCISILMECALICQQAVSYMSMDSQFSKDLCNLCASICDKCAQECDMFKDDHCKKCANICRQCADECRKMV; from the coding sequence ATGGGTATGGTATCAAATATTACAGATAAAAATCAGTCCTGTATAGATGCTTGTACAAAATGTGTTCAGGCATGTTTTGAATGTTTTAAAATGTGTTTAAATGAACCTGATATTCAGGCAAGAAAAAATTGTATTAGTATTCTTATGGAGTGTGCACTGATTTGTCAACAAGCAGTTTCATATATGTCAATGGATAGTCAATTCTCCAAAGATTTATGTAACCTATGTGCTTCTATTTGCGATAAATGTGCTCAAGAATGTGATATGTTTAAAGATGATCATTGTAAAAAATGCGCAAATATATGTAGGCAATGTGCCGATGAATGTAGAAAGATGGTATAG